The window TATTATGCATATTGTATAGGAAAGCGTCTTAACGTTCATTCGGGGTTCGTTTTAACATGAGCAATATTCATTAATTACGCCCTCGTTACTAAACAATCTGCTGAATGACAATAAGTATAGAATGGAGGGTTGTGAATGAAGATTAGTTTTTTAACACCTGCTTACAATAGTGGAGATTGGATTGTGACAATGCTTAATAGCATTCCTAAAGAATATGCCTATGAAATTATCGTCTGCGATGATGGGTCAACGGATGCTACAGTAGCTATATTAAAAGACTATCAAAGGTATTTTCCTGTCTTAAAAATACTTGAAAATGGCACCAATTTAGGTGCGAGTGAATCTTATAATCGATGCATTGCAGCAGCAACTGGTGATTACGTAGCTATCATTGATAGCGATGATCATTACTTACCTGCGATCCGAGATGTGTTAGCACAAGTGGATGGAACATATGACATTTATTACTACAATATGTATGCGAAAGCGGGATACTCGTTTTTCAAAGATGAATCAAATCGATATTCATTACCTGGACAATTTAAAATCATCCGAAGAAGTTTTATTGGGGATGCCTTTTTCACGAATAGAAAAGATATTGCAGGAGATTGGGATTTTAATTGCGCGCTCATGGATAAAAACCCTTCATGCAAGTACACCGGAATATTAGCCTATTGGTATAACTTTCCAAGAGAAAATTCTGAATCCGATTTACATCAAAGAGGGCTTAAGTAGCGCCCACGCATCTAGGAGGTGAAACATTTCATGACGATGTTTAACGACAAAATATTATTGATTACAGGAGGAACTGGTTCATTTGGAAATGCAGTATTAGAACGGTTTTTAAATACCGATATTAAAGAAATTCGGATTTTCTCTCGCGATGAAAAAAAGCAAGATGATATGCGTATTTTATATCAAAATAATAAAATCAAATTTTTCATTGGCGATGTACGCGATATACAGAGCATACATAACGCAATGTATAATGTAGATTTCGTCTTCCATGCGGCAGCCCTTAAGCAAGTCCCCTCCTGCGAGTTTTTCCCACTTGAAGCCGTTAAGACAAATGTTCTAGGCACCGAGAATGTACTAACTGCAGCGATCAATGCAGGTGTAAAAAAAGTAATTTGCCTTTCTACCGATAAAGCTGCCTACCCGGTAAACGCAATGGGTATTTCAAAAGCAATGATGGAAAAAACATTTATTGCTAAGTCTAGAATGCTTACAACTGATCAAACTCTTATATGCGGTACAAGATACGGCAACGTCATGGCATCACGCGGTTCTGTCATTCCCCTATTCATTGAACAAATAAAAGCTGGCAAACCATTAACCGTTACAGATTCCAATATGACACGTTTTATGATGAGCCTAGATGAAGCGGTCGAATTAGTTTTGTATGCCTTTTCGCACGCAGAAAATGGAAACATTATGGTCCAAAAATCTCCAGCTGCGCGGATCGTTGATTTAGCTCAAGCTCTACTGGAATTATTTAATGTCCAAAATCATGTAAACATTATCGGTACACGTCACGGAGAAAAAATATTCGAGGTCCTTTTAACAAAGGAAGAAGCCGCGAAAGCAGTTGATTTGGGCAACTTTTATAAAATTCCCGCAGATAATCGTGATT is drawn from Solibacillus sp. R5-41 and contains these coding sequences:
- a CDS encoding polysaccharide biosynthesis protein; this translates as MFNDKILLITGGTGSFGNAVLERFLNTDIKEIRIFSRDEKKQDDMRILYQNNKIKFFIGDVRDIQSIHNAMYNVDFVFHAAALKQVPSCEFFPLEAVKTNVLGTENVLTAAINAGVKKVICLSTDKAAYPVNAMGISKAMMEKTFIAKSRMLTTDQTLICGTRYGNVMASRGSVIPLFIEQIKAGKPLTVTDSNMTRFMMSLDEAVELVLYAFSHAENGNIMVQKSPAARIVDLAQALLELFNVQNHVNIIGTRHGEKIFEVLLTKEEAAKAVDLGNFYKIPADNRDLNYGKYLEEGSPKITLTDEYNSNNTKILSIEEIKEKLIKLPYIHDELQKWKGGKP
- a CDS encoding glycosyltransferase family 2 protein; amino-acid sequence: MKISFLTPAYNSGDWIVTMLNSIPKEYAYEIIVCDDGSTDATVAILKDYQRYFPVLKILENGTNLGASESYNRCIAAATGDYVAIIDSDDHYLPAIRDVLAQVDGTYDIYYYNMYAKAGYSFFKDESNRYSLPGQFKIIRRSFIGDAFFTNRKDIAGDWDFNCALMDKNPSCKYTGILAYWYNFPRENSESDLHQRGLK